In Candidatus Auribacterota bacterium, the following proteins share a genomic window:
- a CDS encoding carbon-nitrogen hydrolase family protein, whose amino-acid sequence MKTFTVALIQMRGTPDPKSNLRQFEGHVRDAASRGARLICGPELFYFDGDMQRVSRQAVTIPGPVTEQLSALARKYGVYLCPGTLPERREGGTPYNTLLFFSPDGALVGRYRKRHLFRVDIPGELRHHERDYFSAGDDAAPVFETELGRLGVSICYDLRFPEQFLGLALRGAEIIIAPSAFTKPTGEAHWHVLCRARAAETGCFILAPDRTGICGADIERYGHSLVVDPRGAILAEAGNAEEIIFAALLAESLADARTRMRSIEQRVKGDSVPDP is encoded by the coding sequence ATGAAAACCTTCACTGTGGCGCTCATCCAGATGCGCGGCACGCCCGACCCTAAGAGCAACCTGCGCCAGTTTGAGGGACATGTCCGCGATGCCGCATCGAGGGGAGCGCGGCTCATCTGCGGGCCCGAACTGTTTTATTTCGATGGAGACATGCAGCGGGTGTCACGCCAAGCGGTCACCATCCCCGGCCCGGTCACCGAACAGCTCTCCGCACTCGCGCGGAAATATGGCGTCTACCTCTGCCCGGGGACCCTCCCCGAGCGCCGTGAGGGAGGCACACCGTATAATACCTTGCTCTTCTTCAGTCCGGACGGCGCGCTCGTCGGCAGATACCGGAAGCGTCATCTCTTCCGGGTGGACATCCCCGGCGAGCTGAGGCATCACGAGCGCGATTACTTCTCAGCGGGGGATGACGCCGCCCCTGTATTCGAGACGGAACTCGGCCGCCTCGGCGTGAGCATCTGCTACGACCTCCGATTCCCCGAGCAGTTCCTCGGTCTCGCACTCCGTGGTGCTGAAATAATCATCGCCCCCTCGGCGTTCACCAAGCCCACGGGCGAGGCGCACTGGCACGTCCTGTGCCGCGCGCGCGCGGCGGAGACCGGCTGCTTCATCCTCGCCCCCGACCGCACGGGAATATGCGGGGCCGACATAGAACGATACGGCCACAGCCTCGTCGTGGACCCCCGGGGCGCCATCCTCGCCGAAGCGGGAAATGCGGAAGAGATTATCTTCGCCGCACTCCTGGCGGAATCCCTCGCCGACGCGAGGACGCGCATGCGGAGCATCGAGCAACGGGTCAAAGGCGACTCCGTTCCCGATCCGTGA
- a CDS encoding MFS transporter, whose protein sequence is MTSTGASIFRSLRYRNYRLFFGGQGVSLIGTWMQHITMSWLVYRLTNSAFLLGAVAFCAQIPAFILSPITGVLADRLNRRRILIVTQTISMVQAFLLAVLTLTGIIQVWQIVLLGILLGCVNSLDIPARHSFIMDMVEKREALGNAIALNSFMFNFARLVGPSLAGIIIAYSGEGMCFLLNGVSFFCVIGSLLAMEITVPHRRARDSNLLHDLREGLAYTFGFAPIRSILLLLSASSLMGMSYAVLMPVFARDVLHGGPQTLGFLMAAAGVGALLATIYLASRKDVLKLGKMLPVSTAIFAAGLIAFSLSRVLWLSLSLLLVAGFGMMVQMALSNTVLQVIVEDDKRGRVMSFYTMSFMGVAPLGSLLAGYLASRIGAPDTLMIGGLVCALAALVFALRIGDLQRMLHPVYRKMGIIPEVATGLQAAVELTAPPED, encoded by the coding sequence TTGACCTCCACGGGCGCGTCCATCTTCCGCTCGCTCCGATACCGGAACTACAGGCTCTTCTTCGGCGGTCAGGGTGTGTCGCTGATCGGCACCTGGATGCAGCACATCACCATGAGCTGGCTCGTCTATCGCCTGACGAATTCAGCGTTCCTCCTGGGGGCGGTCGCCTTCTGCGCGCAGATCCCCGCCTTCATACTGAGCCCCATCACCGGCGTTCTGGCAGACAGATTGAACCGGCGCCGCATTCTCATTGTGACCCAGACGATTTCAATGGTTCAGGCATTCCTGCTGGCGGTGCTCACCCTCACCGGAATCATTCAGGTATGGCAGATCGTTCTCCTCGGGATCCTCCTCGGGTGCGTGAACTCCCTTGACATACCGGCACGGCATTCCTTCATCATGGATATGGTGGAGAAGAGGGAAGCCCTCGGAAATGCGATCGCCCTGAACTCATTCATGTTCAATTTCGCCCGGCTGGTGGGTCCCTCCCTGGCGGGGATTATCATTGCCTATAGCGGCGAGGGGATGTGCTTTCTTTTGAATGGCGTGAGTTTTTTCTGCGTCATCGGTTCCCTCCTTGCCATGGAGATTACGGTGCCCCACCGCAGGGCGCGCGACTCCAATCTGCTCCACGATTTAAGAGAGGGGCTCGCGTATACCTTTGGCTTCGCTCCGATACGATCTATCCTCCTGCTCCTCAGCGCGAGCAGCCTGATGGGAATGTCCTACGCCGTGCTCATGCCTGTCTTTGCGAGGGATGTTCTCCATGGGGGGCCACAGACGCTCGGATTTCTCATGGCGGCCGCGGGGGTGGGGGCGTTGCTGGCCACAATCTATCTTGCCTCGAGGAAGGACGTGCTGAAACTCGGGAAGATGCTGCCGGTATCCACCGCCATCTTCGCGGCGGGGTTGATTGCGTTTTCGCTGTCGCGGGTGTTGTGGCTCTCGCTTTCACTCTTACTCGTCGCGGGATTTGGAATGATGGTGCAGATGGCGCTGAGCAACACGGTATTGCAGGTGATCGTGGAGGATGACAAGCGCGGGCGGGTGATGAGCTTTTATACGATGTCATTCATGGGAGTGGCTCCACTCGGCAGCTTGCTCGCGGGATACCTGGCGAGCCGCATCGGGGCGCCAGACACGCTCATGATCGGAGGCCTGGTATGCGCGCTGGCCGCGCTCGTATTCGCGCTGCGCATTGGAGATCTCCAGCGGATGCTCCACCCGGTCTACCGCAAAATGGGGATTATCCCGGAAGTGGCCACGGGGCTTCAGGCCGCCGTGGAATTAACCGCGCCGCCGGAGGATTAG
- a CDS encoding type III PLP-dependent enzyme, translated as MSTRPVDNGAHRLRNLARRHGTPLMAIRRSALRAQIGRFRRALPRVEPFYAIKANPHPEILATLVASGAGFDVASRVEMEAALDAGAAPDRIIFANTIKDAVAIRAAARRGVRLMTFDSEYELDKIAEGAPGTRVIVRIKVSNVGSIVELSLKFGADPADAVQLLIKAHKLGLKPAGVSFHVGSQCMHLGNYVDALEMAAIIVRDSRLKQLPLEIVDIGGGFPIPHFDNDEDVFDKMASVIAREIDRLFDRSIRIIAEPGRFIVGPAATLVMSVMGKAIRENKHWYYLDDGVYGTLNGLIFDHAKYQFKVLKSGRRQLSTLAGPTCDSLDIIARGEDLPELEIGDIVYVNNIGAYSSASATDFNGFSRAKIVMVH; from the coding sequence TTGTCAACGCGGCCAGTGGATAACGGTGCGCATCGGCTGAGGAATCTTGCGCGGAGGCATGGGACCCCCCTCATGGCGATAAGGCGGTCGGCGTTGCGCGCCCAGATCGGCAGGTTCCGGCGGGCGCTCCCCCGCGTGGAGCCGTTCTATGCCATAAAGGCCAACCCCCACCCCGAGATCCTCGCGACGCTCGTGGCCTCGGGGGCGGGCTTCGATGTCGCTTCCCGGGTTGAGATGGAAGCGGCCCTCGACGCAGGTGCGGCGCCAGACCGGATTATTTTTGCCAATACCATCAAGGATGCGGTGGCGATCAGGGCGGCGGCGCGGCGAGGAGTGAGGCTCATGACCTTTGACAGCGAGTACGAGCTCGACAAGATCGCCGAAGGCGCCCCCGGCACGCGCGTCATCGTGCGCATCAAGGTGTCGAACGTCGGCTCGATCGTCGAGCTGAGCCTGAAGTTCGGAGCCGATCCGGCGGACGCGGTTCAATTGCTCATCAAGGCGCACAAGCTCGGCCTGAAGCCGGCAGGCGTGAGCTTCCACGTGGGGAGCCAGTGCATGCACCTCGGCAATTATGTGGACGCGCTCGAGATGGCGGCGATCATCGTGCGCGATTCCCGGCTCAAGCAGCTCCCCCTCGAGATCGTGGATATCGGCGGCGGGTTCCCGATCCCCCACTTCGACAACGATGAGGATGTGTTTGACAAAATGGCGAGTGTGATCGCGCGGGAGATCGACCGGCTTTTTGACAGGAGCATCCGGATCATCGCAGAACCGGGAAGGTTCATCGTCGGTCCGGCGGCGACGCTCGTCATGAGCGTGATGGGCAAGGCCATCCGGGAAAATAAGCACTGGTATTACCTGGATGACGGGGTGTACGGAACCCTGAACGGCCTCATCTTCGACCACGCGAAGTACCAGTTTAAGGTTTTGAAATCAGGGCGGAGACAGCTCTCGACGCTGGCCGGCCCGACCTGTGACAGCCTGGACATCATTGCCCGCGGGGAGGACCTGCCGGAGCTTGAGATCGGCGATATCGTCTATGTGAACAACATCGGGGCGTACAGTTCTGCGAGCGCCACCGATTTCAACGGCTTCAGCCGGGCAAAAATAGTCATGGTGCATTAG
- the speY gene encoding deoxyhypusine synthase translates to MKRTHRVRENHSELPDWLRRKKYPHKSRYLSGKRILPKGITGREKLTALMDEAFLAYNSARLREGCQLFVEKMLRPDVTVGMSLAGALTPAGLGCSCIVPLIKAGFVDWIVSTGANLYHDLHFAFNLPMHVGSHLVDDADLRKNDVVRIYDVLLGYTDCLMATDEILRGILIQPEFQREMGTAELHYLLGKYAAEWERKAKLGEISVLAAAYRYGVPIYTSSPGDSTIGMNIAGVELRGNKLRLNPAIDVNETTSLVLAAKRSGGKSAVVLMGGGSPKNFMLQTEPQIQEVLRIKEVGQDYFFQVTDARPDTGGLSGATPHEAVSWGKVDPSRLPDAVVCYTDTTIALPLLTHVALAAHPKRALKRLYDRRAELMEALVREYFAHNK, encoded by the coding sequence ATGAAACGAACGCACCGGGTACGGGAGAACCATTCTGAATTGCCTGATTGGCTCCGCAGGAAGAAATATCCCCACAAGAGCCGGTACCTTTCCGGAAAGAGAATCCTGCCGAAGGGTATCACGGGGAGGGAGAAGCTCACCGCGCTGATGGATGAGGCGTTTCTCGCCTACAACTCGGCGCGTCTGAGGGAGGGGTGCCAGCTCTTTGTCGAGAAGATGCTCCGTCCCGACGTGACGGTGGGGATGAGCCTGGCGGGGGCGTTGACGCCCGCGGGCCTCGGCTGCTCGTGCATCGTGCCGCTGATCAAGGCGGGCTTCGTGGATTGGATTGTCTCCACCGGAGCAAACCTCTACCACGACCTGCACTTCGCCTTCAATCTCCCGATGCACGTCGGCAGCCATCTCGTTGACGATGCCGACCTCAGGAAAAACGATGTCGTGAGGATCTACGACGTGCTCCTCGGCTACACCGACTGCCTGATGGCCACGGACGAGATTCTCCGGGGCATTCTCATACAGCCGGAGTTCCAGAGGGAGATGGGCACCGCCGAGCTGCACTATCTACTCGGGAAGTACGCCGCCGAGTGGGAGCGCAAGGCGAAGCTCGGAGAGATATCCGTGCTCGCCGCGGCCTACCGCTACGGCGTGCCGATCTACACATCATCTCCCGGCGACTCCACCATCGGCATGAACATCGCGGGCGTGGAGCTCCGCGGCAACAAGCTGCGCCTCAATCCCGCCATCGACGTGAACGAGACGACCTCGCTCGTGCTCGCAGCCAAGCGTTCGGGGGGCAAGAGCGCCGTCGTGCTCATGGGCGGCGGCAGCCCAAAGAATTTCATGCTGCAGACCGAGCCGCAGATCCAGGAGGTTCTCAGAATCAAGGAGGTGGGACAGGATTACTTCTTTCAGGTCACCGATGCCCGCCCCGACACCGGAGGTCTCTCGGGAGCGACGCCCCATGAGGCCGTGAGCTGGGGAAAGGTTGACCCGAGCCGGCTGCCCGACGCGGTCGTCTGCTACACCGATACGACGATCGCCCTGCCGTTGCTCACCCACGTCGCGCTCGCGGCCCATCCGAAGCGCGCGCTCAAGCGCCTCTACGACAGGCGCGCCGAGCTGATGGAGGCCCTGGTGCGGGAATACTTCGCCCACAACAAGTGA
- a CDS encoding SoxR reducing system RseC family protein — protein sequence MSERGITVREEGVIVGVEGERARVRIERSDACSRCRVCVPMGDGSMVIEAKNMRGAVIGERVSIEVDDSRHLRAAFMVYILPLMGLIAGCLMGTALAGSEAVGFLCGAGMLILVFVVLHWYDKKIGTRDQSWPRIVGRRTDEAGLHCGGDTHA from the coding sequence TTGTCTGAACGGGGGATCACCGTGCGGGAAGAGGGCGTGATAGTCGGCGTTGAAGGGGAAAGGGCCAGGGTCCGCATCGAACGGAGCGACGCGTGCAGCAGGTGCCGGGTTTGTGTTCCCATGGGGGACGGGTCGATGGTGATTGAGGCGAAGAACATGCGGGGTGCGGTCATCGGAGAGAGAGTGAGTATAGAGGTTGATGATTCGCGCCACCTGCGCGCTGCGTTCATGGTGTACATCCTCCCGCTCATGGGTTTGATCGCGGGATGCCTCATGGGAACGGCGCTCGCGGGTTCCGAGGCGGTGGGATTCCTGTGTGGGGCGGGGATGCTCATCCTCGTTTTTGTGGTGCTTCACTGGTATGACAAGAAAATAGGAACGCGCGATCAATCGTGGCCCCGGATTGTCGGGCGTCGCACGGATGAGGCGGGGCTTCATTGTGGAGGAGATACACATGCCTAA